DNA from Rhodoligotrophos defluvii:
TGTAGGCTTCCGCCGCCAATTCCGCCATCTCCCGGAACGGGCCGGTCACATAGTCGGGCACCAGCGCATCGAGGCGCGGATCGTTAAGGCCGCCGAGTTCGACCACCGTGTCATGGACCTGCCCCCGCCCCTGGCCCGACGTGAGGAACCGCCTGGTCGTCGAATCATAGAGGCCGTGGAAGTCGGCGCCCATGCCGACCGGGAGCACCTGCGGCGCAACGTCGAGCGCGAGCGTCGCCTCGATCTCGTCCATGAGCGCGAAGGCGTCGCGACCCTCCTGGTCGACCTTGTTGATGAAGGTGATGATCGGGATGTCACGCAGCCGGCACACTTCGAACAGCTTGCGCGTCTGGCTCTCGATACCTTTGGCCGCGTCGATCACCATCACCGCGGAGTCGACCGCAGTCAGGGTGCGGTAAGTGTCTTCGGAGAAATCTTCATGGCCCGGCGTATCGAGCAGGTTGAACGTGAGGCCGTCACGCTCGAAGGTCATGACCGAGCTCGACACCGAAATGCCGCGCTGCTGCTCGATCGCCAGCCAGTCGGAGCGGGTGCGCCGCCGCTCGCCGCGTGCCCGCACCGCGCCCGCTGCCCGGATCGCTCCGCCCGCCAGCAGCAGCTTCTCGGTCAGCGTCGTCTTGCCCGCGTCCGGATGCGAGATGATGGCGAAGGTCCGCCGGGATTCGTAAGGGGCCGGACGGCCCGAGGCCGGCGAGGGAACGGCGTTGGCCTTCACCGGCAGGACGGTGGCTGTCGAATTCGTATCTGTCACTGTGGCTCCACCAGAGATCGGGGCTGCAAGGACGGTTTGCGCAGCACATATCGGTATTCCGGCGCCGGACGCAACCACGCGAGCTCACGATGCGCGTACGCCGTCGATGACAGGCTGAAACGGCCATGCCATAAGAACGTCCATGAAGATCGCGACCTATAACATCAACGGCATCAAAGCTCGACTCGACAATCTGGTGCAATGGCTCAAGGAAGCCTCTCCCGACGTCTGCTGCCTGCAGGAGATAAAATGCGAGGACATGGCCTTTCCCAGGGGGCCGATCGAGGATCTCGGCTATAACGTCGCCGTACATGGGATGAAGGGCCTGCACGGTGTCGCCATTCTGTCGAAGTCACCCATGGACGAGGTGTTGCCGCGCTTGGACGGTAATCCCGAAGATGCCCAGTCCCGCTACATGGAAGCGGTGATCTCGACCGCCTGGGGCGCAGTGCGTGTGGCCTCCCTGTACCTGCCCAACGGCAATCCGATCGGCACCGACAAGTTCAGCTACAAGCTGGAGTGGATGCGCCGCCTGATCCATCGGGCGAAGCAGTTGTTGCTGCTCGAGGAGGCTTTCGTGCTGGCCGGCGATTACAACATCATACCGGCCGATATCGATGCCCGCTTTCCCGAGGCATGGGTGAGCGATGCTCTGTTCCAGCCCGAATCCCGCGCGCTCTACCGGGAACTGGTCAATCTCGGCCTGACCGATGGATTTCGCGCCTGCGCGCCGGGTCCTGGCCAATACAGCTTCTGGGATTACCAGGCGGGGGCGTTCCAGAAGAACAACGGCATCCGCATCGATCACCTGCTGCTGTCGCCGCAAGCCACCGACCGGCTGCAAGCGGCCGGCATCGACCGCCACGTCCGCGCCTGGGAACGGCCATCGGACCACGTGCCGGTCTGGATCGCGCTTGACCGCTAGACTCTGTCAGGGCGACACGCTCCGCATCGGCCTCGGGAATTTCGCGGCCCAGTCCTGCGCGCGCCCCTCTGCGTCCGTACGCTCGGCGGCGCTGGCCTCCTTCATCAGGTGCTCGTAACGGTCGAAGATCTCTGGATTTTCTTCCGGCCGCGCGCTCTGCTGCGCCAGGATGTACCACATCAGCGCCCGGATGCGGTCCTGCCGGACATAGTCGCCGTCCCAGTACATGTCGCCGAGCAGCGCCTCCGCCGGGGCGTAGCGCTTGCGCGCCGCGAGCATGAGCCAGCGGACCGCCTGCTCTCGGTTGCGCCTGGTTCCCTCGCCTTTGAAATACATCAGCCCGAGCGCATACTGGGCAGCCGGGTGGCTATAGGTCGAGGCGAGCTTGTATATATTCAAAGCCCTCTCTGGATCGGGCGCGATCCCTGCCTGCTTGTCACCGACCCGGTAATAATTGGCGACCTGCACCAGCGCGTCGATCGAAGCCCACCGGAGCTTGGGATCGCTCTCGTCGGGGTTAAAGGCTGCGGCCACTCTCTCGTAATATTGCAGTGCTGCCTTGTTATCGGCCGTGACCCCCTGCCCCAGCCGGTACATATGGCCGAGATACAGGGTCGCGATCAGGTCGCCGTCGTCCGAGGCCTGCTTAAGATTGACCAGGGCTGTGGCAAAATCGCCCTTCTGATAAGCCTCCGACGCGCGTTCCCGCTCGTCCGCCCAGGTGGGCGGCACGAGGCTCTTTGTGGTGAGCTTGGGCGATGCCGGAATGAATGAGTAGAAATGGGCGGCAATGTCATTGACGTCGCTTGCCCACACCGACGACCCAGTGGCCGATGCCACGCCTGAAAAGAGCAGGCTGGCCAGCCACGCCGTCATTTTCATCCTCACGCGCCTCGGTCCACGACCTGTCCACGTCGGCTTGAAACGCAACTTGACCCACTCCATCGGAGCACTCGAACACCGGCCGTAGCCGACGCAAAAACCATCCATATTCAGCGACTCCAGAGGTCTTCTGGGAATTCCGGCGAGAAATCCGCTCAGAAAAGGCTCCTTTGTCCTACGACACAGGCCAGCTAGACCACCTCACGAAATCATCAGACTTCGCCAGGTCAACTTCGGTTGCCGGTCCCATTTATCGGAAAGCTTCGCCTGACCGGCGCGACCGACCATGCAAAAGGACGCTAATCCGTTTTTTAGGCGGAAAAAAGGAGTGGCAAGTTACTGCTCCTAACCTGAGATTAAAATCGGGTTTCCGTGCCATTTTTGCAACCAGTGGCGCAGCCCGGTTCGATGCACTTTCATGCTTACCAGAACTAACCTGCGATAGTGATCAGGTAAGGTCCTCTCGCTGACCATTGTTGGGCATGCATTCGACAACCAGAAGGCGAGCAATTCCAAAAATGGAAGGACGCGCGTAACGATACTCGGCTATTCTGGACCCGACAGGACAGGGATCGCAGAATGATCGCGCGTACTTTGGCTCTGGCGGTGGGCTTGTTCTGTGGCGTCGTGACATCCCAGCTGCCCGAATTCGGCCAGCAATATCGGCAGCGCCTGGGTGGGGCGATCGACGAGTTGCGGAAGGTGATGCAGCAGTTCGACAACGATGCCGAGGCCGCCGGCTTCAGCCGAGGAGAGGCACTTCAACATATGGTTGCCAGCAACGACCCGTTCCTTGAGCGGAGAGCCGCAAGCATCGGCTCGACCGCACGGCGGCTCGACAAGCTGGAGCAGCAGCAGGTCGCCATCGATCGTGCCAGCCAGTTTGGCCGATTGCTCGTCCTCGTCGACAGGTCGGATCCGCAGATCCTGACCAACACCTATTACGCCTTCGAGCCTGCGGTCCCGGTCACCGCGGAAGGCTTCGTCGCGGCCGGCGTCGGATTTGCCGGTGGCTGGTCCACCGTGCGTCTGCTCGGGTTTCTGGTCAGACGGCGCCGCCGCTCTCGCAGCCTGGCTCACGGAGCATGATCAGGCGCCGCCGGCTCGCGGGCATCGGCCGGCCATTTGCACCCTCACCCGTCCCGCGGCGGCTTGCTATCGGTTTCGGCCGGAACCACCGGCACCTCGAGGTCGATGACGCCGGCCCTCTGGAAGACGACCGTTACGGGAATTCGATCCCCACCGCGAGCGGCGCCTTGAGACCGGAAAACGTCAGGTGCACGGGGCTGCCGGATGCGAATGCAACTTGGGTCGCACCGCCGGCAGATGATCCGCCCTGTGCCACGCCGACGAGGTCGCGCTCGCCCGTCTGCTGTTGCTCGGCAAGGCTCACCGCGCCGGCGATCGGGCTTTCGATCCGTAGGATCTGGTCTGCCTCGTCCCCGTTCTCGACCGTCAGATAGCCGTTGGTGGCGAGCGCGCCGGGTCCGGCCGGCTCGACCAACGCGCCCCGGATATTCACCCGATTGGACGTCCGGCTATCGAGCGCAAATGCCGCCAGGCTGCCCACGGTCAGGCTGATGGCGACAATGACCTTAGCACTGAATTGCATTCGACCCGTTCCATGGCGTCCGCCGAACCTTTGCCAGGTCTCCCGGTGCAAGACCTGACCGGCGGCGATGCGGCCGCTCGCCTTGAAAGAACCCCAGAGAGGCGCCCGTATCGTCAGGCGCGCCGCAAGATGGCTGGCACTATCGAGCCGCGCCTGGCCGAGATCAATGCGACGCAACGGAGCGCGACAGGCTGCCTCACCCGGAAGGCTAAACCGCTAGCGGACTGGAGGATTCGGAGGCAGTTTGGAGAAGTTCTAATCTAAGGCACTGATAACTAACGAAATTTTGCCCCCAAAACACAGGGAAGCTATTGCGGTCGGGCCTCTAGGCGCCTAGTGTGCTCCGCGGCAATCGTGCATCTCGCGCTGCTGGGATCGCGCGGGATTTTTGATGTCCGGGAGGTCACATGGGATTTCATCGGTTGGTAATGGCGGTGGTCGGGGGCACCATGCTCGCTGGTCAGATTCTGGTCGGCCAGGCTTCCGATGCGGATGCGCAAGAGGTGAACGTCTATTCCTATCGGCAGCCGTTCCTTATTGAGCCGCTGCTCAAGGCTTTCACCGAGGAGACCGGCATCAAGACCAAGGTGCTGTTCGACGACAAGGCGCTTATCGAGCGCATGGTGCAGGAAGGCGCGAGCAGCCCGGCCGACGTGCTGCTGACGGTTGACGTGGGCCGTTTGCAGGCCGCGGTACAGAGCGGGGTCGTCCAGCCGGTCAAGTCCGCCGTGCTCGAGGCGAATATTCCCGCCGAGTTCCGCAGCCCCGAGGGGGAATGGTTCGCACTGACCAGCCGGGCGCGCGTGGTATACGCCTCGAAGGACCGGGTCCAGCAGGACAGCTTCACCTATGAGGAGCTGGCGGATCCGAAATGGCGGGGCAAGATCTGCATCCGTTCCGGCCAGCACGTCTACAACACCGCCCTTATCGCGGCCATGATCGCGCACCACGGGGAGGAGAAGACAAAGACGTGGCTCGAGGGGGTGAAGGCCAACTTGGCGCGCAAACCCTCCGGCGGCGATCGCGACCAGGTCAAGGGCATTTTCGCGGGCGAGTGCGACATCGCACTCGGCAACACCTACTACATGGCCAAGATGCTCACCAACGACAAGGAGCCCGAGCAGAAGCAATGGGCTGAAGCGAGCCGCATCATCTTCCCCACCTTCGAGAATGGCGGCACCCATGTGAATATCTCCGGCGTCGCCCTGGCCAAGCACGCGCCCAATCGCGACGCGGCAGTGAAGCTGATGGAGTTCCTGTCGAGCGACAAGGCCCAGAAGCTCTATGCCGAGGCCAATGACGAATATCCGATCAAGCCGGGCATCGAGCCGGCACCGATCGTGAAGGCCTGGGGAGATTTCGAGCCCGATAATCTCAGCCTCGACGAAATCGCCGAGCTGCGCGACGAGGCGAGCCGGCTGGTGGACGAAGTCGATTTTGACGCTGGCCCCCAGTCCTGATCCGCTTGCAGGACACGACCACATGGCGGACGACCCGGCGCCGTCATCGGCATGGCGCCGCTCGTCCGCGCGGGTTGCTTCCCTAAGGATCGGCCGCAGCGGCCGATCCTGGATCGTGGCGGCATCCATCATCAGCGGTCTTGCTATCGCGCCGATCCTCGCTTTGGTGTGGATTGCGGTGGTTCATCCCACCGCCAATGCCTGGCCGCATCTGCTGGCCACGGTGCTGCCCAGCTCAGCCTGGACCACGGCCCTGCTGCTGGGCGGCGTGTGCATCGTGGTCCTGGTCGTCGGCACGTCCACCGCTTGGCTCGTCACCATGTACGAGTTTCCGGGCCGGCGGGTCTTCGACTGGTTGCTGGCGGTGCCGCTGGCCATGCCGACCTACCTCTCCGCCTTCGCTTATATCGAGATCTGGGACTATGCCGGCCCGATCCAGACTACGCTGCGCCAGCTGTTCGGCTGGACCAGCGCGCGGGATTACTGGTTCCCGGACATCCGCACCCTTGGCGGCGCGATCCTGATCCTCTCCTTCGCTCTCTACCCCTACGTCTATCTCACCGCACGCGGAAGCTTCGCGCAGACGCCGGCCCAGCTGCTGGACGCCAGCCGCGCGCTCGGTCACTCCGCGCTCGAGACGTTCTGGCGCGTGGCGCTGCCGCTGGCCCGCCCCGCGCTTGCCGCCGGCGCGACCCTTGCCTTGATGGAATGTCTGAACGACATCGGTGCCGTCGGCTTTCTCGGTGTACGCACGCTCACGGTGAGCGTCTACAACACCTGGCTCGAACGCAACAACTTGGGCGGTGCGGCCCAGCTTGCCTGCGTGATGCTGCTCTTTGTCATGGCCTTGCTGTGGCTCGAGCGATTGAGCCGGAAGCAGCAGCGCTATCATGCCACGGGACGCCCCCAGTATCCGGTTGCGCGGCGCCGGCTTGGCCCCGCCGGCAGCAGCGCGGCGATTCTCGGTTGCACCCTGCCGATTGCCATCGGCTTCGGCACCCCGTTTTTCGTGTTCCTCAGCGCCGCCTTCACCCATTGGCAGGCGGTAATCGAGCCCACCTTCTGGGGCTTGCTGCGCAACAGCGTCCTTCTGTCGGCGATCGGCGCGGCGCTGACCGTCGCCGCCGGCCTCGTCCTCGTCTATGCCCGACGCTCCAGCGCCAGCATGCCCCTGTCCATCGTCACCCGCCTTGCCTCCCTGGGCTACGCGGTGCCCGGCACCGTGCTGGGCCTGGGCATTCTGGTGCCTCTCGCCGCCATGGACAACTTTGTCGACGGTTGGATGCGCAGCCTGTTCGGCGTCTCGACCGGGCTGCTCGTTACCGGCAGCGCCGGCGCCATCGTCATAGCCTACGCGATTCGTTTTCTCGCCATGTCGCAAGGCTCGATCGAAGCCGGGTTCTCCCGCCTCTCGCCCAATCTCGACGCGGCGGCCCGCAATCTCGGCCGCACCCCGCGCCAAGTTCTCTGGGAGATCCATCTGCCTCTCATCCGGCCGGCGCTCGGCGCTGCCGCCGTGCTCGTCTTCGTCGATGCCATGAAGGAGCTGCCGGCGACTTTGCTGCTGCGCCCTTTCGACTTCGACACCCTGGCCACACACGTATATACCCTCGCTTCCTTCGACATGTTCGAGGAGGCTTCGCTCTCGGCCTTGGCCATCGTAGCGGTGGGCTGTCTGCCGGTGTTCCTGCTGCAACGCTTGCTGATCGCTCGCGCGGCTTAGGAGCATTTTCGAGCGAAGTGGATACCGGTTCGCGTGAAGAAAATGCGACCCAGCAAGACCTTGAGGCGCGGATCCGCGATACGAGGAAGAGCGGACGCTCTCAGCGCATCGACATATTGTGCTTTGCACCAAATTATGTTGCAATGCAGCTAGACATGCTTGGGCATGTCGCATTTGTTTCGATCGCTCTACCCCGGAACGGTCGGAGCACGGCGGATCCCGGCGGGAACGGTGCGGATCCATCCAGGTTC
Protein-coding regions in this window:
- a CDS encoding tetratricopeptide repeat protein — encoded protein: MTAWLASLLFSGVASATGSSVWASDVNDIAAHFYSFIPASPKLTTKSLVPPTWADERERASEAYQKGDFATALVNLKQASDDGDLIATLYLGHMYRLGQGVTADNKAALQYYERVAAAFNPDESDPKLRWASIDALVQVANYYRVGDKQAGIAPDPERALNIYKLASTYSHPAAQYALGLMYFKGEGTRRNREQAVRWLMLAARKRYAPAEALLGDMYWDGDYVRQDRIRALMWYILAQQSARPEENPEIFDRYEHLMKEASAAERTDAEGRAQDWAAKFPRPMRSVSP
- a CDS encoding ABC transporter permease, which translates into the protein MADDPAPSSAWRRSSARVASLRIGRSGRSWIVAASIISGLAIAPILALVWIAVVHPTANAWPHLLATVLPSSAWTTALLLGGVCIVVLVVGTSTAWLVTMYEFPGRRVFDWLLAVPLAMPTYLSAFAYIEIWDYAGPIQTTLRQLFGWTSARDYWFPDIRTLGGAILILSFALYPYVYLTARGSFAQTPAQLLDASRALGHSALETFWRVALPLARPALAAGATLALMECLNDIGAVGFLGVRTLTVSVYNTWLERNNLGGAAQLACVMLLFVMALLWLERLSRKQQRYHATGRPQYPVARRRLGPAGSSAAILGCTLPIAIGFGTPFFVFLSAAFTHWQAVIEPTFWGLLRNSVLLSAIGAALTVAAGLVLVYARRSSASMPLSIVTRLASLGYAVPGTVLGLGILVPLAAMDNFVDGWMRSLFGVSTGLLVTGSAGAIVIAYAIRFLAMSQGSIEAGFSRLSPNLDAAARNLGRTPRQVLWEIHLPLIRPALGAAAVLVFVDAMKELPATLLLRPFDFDTLATHVYTLASFDMFEEASLSALAIVAVGCLPVFLLQRLLIARAA
- the xth gene encoding exodeoxyribonuclease III, with the protein product MKIATYNINGIKARLDNLVQWLKEASPDVCCLQEIKCEDMAFPRGPIEDLGYNVAVHGMKGLHGVAILSKSPMDEVLPRLDGNPEDAQSRYMEAVISTAWGAVRVASLYLPNGNPIGTDKFSYKLEWMRRLIHRAKQLLLLEEAFVLAGDYNIIPADIDARFPEAWVSDALFQPESRALYRELVNLGLTDGFRACAPGPGQYSFWDYQAGAFQKNNGIRIDHLLLSPQATDRLQAAGIDRHVRAWERPSDHVPVWIALDR
- a CDS encoding DUF2937 family protein, with amino-acid sequence MIARTLALAVGLFCGVVTSQLPEFGQQYRQRLGGAIDELRKVMQQFDNDAEAAGFSRGEALQHMVASNDPFLERRAASIGSTARRLDKLEQQQVAIDRASQFGRLLVLVDRSDPQILTNTYYAFEPAVPVTAEGFVAAGVGFAGGWSTVRLLGFLVRRRRRSRSLAHGA
- a CDS encoding copper chaperone PCu(A)C, with product MQFSAKVIVAISLTVGSLAAFALDSRTSNRVNIRGALVEPAGPGALATNGYLTVENGDEADQILRIESPIAGAVSLAEQQQTGERDLVGVAQGGSSAGGATQVAFASGSPVHLTFSGLKAPLAVGIEFP
- a CDS encoding Fe(3+) ABC transporter substrate-binding protein, which gives rise to MGFHRLVMAVVGGTMLAGQILVGQASDADAQEVNVYSYRQPFLIEPLLKAFTEETGIKTKVLFDDKALIERMVQEGASSPADVLLTVDVGRLQAAVQSGVVQPVKSAVLEANIPAEFRSPEGEWFALTSRARVVYASKDRVQQDSFTYEELADPKWRGKICIRSGQHVYNTALIAAMIAHHGEEKTKTWLEGVKANLARKPSGGDRDQVKGIFAGECDIALGNTYYMAKMLTNDKEPEQKQWAEASRIIFPTFENGGTHVNISGVALAKHAPNRDAAVKLMEFLSSDKAQKLYAEANDEYPIKPGIEPAPIVKAWGDFEPDNLSLDEIAELRDEASRLVDEVDFDAGPQS